The nucleotide sequence TCGATGGTTTCCAGGGAGCGGATACCGCCGCCGATCTGGATCGGCAGGTTCGGGTAGCGCTTGGCGATGGCCGTGACCACTTCACCGTTGACCGGCTGACCTTCGAAGGCGCCGTTCAAGTCCACCAGATGCAAACGGCGGCAGCCACCTTCCACCCACTTGGCAGCCATGCTCACCGGGTCATCGGAGAACACCGTGGCGTCTTCCATACGGCCCTGGCGCAGACGTACGCAAGCGCCGTCCTTGAGATCGATAGCGGGGATAATCAGCATCTGGCAAACCTTATTCGATATTCAGCATTGCTCGAGGAATCAGGGTTTCTCGAGCGCCCACAAGTCGCTTTCGATGCTTTCGAACCTTTCTTTAAGGTGCGTCTGCGCATCGAAAATCGCCCTGTTGTAATAGTGCGGAGCAATTTCGGTAGTGAACAGCTCGAGGATCTCAGCCACCTCGAACGAGCCCAGCTTGAGCTCGAAGCGGTCTTCCATGAAACGCTTGATCTTGTTGGTCGCCTCACTCTCCTGCTGGGGAGTGAGGTTCAAGATCGGCGGCTTGACCTTCCTGGCCATTACCAGCGCCCGTCCCAGGCGGCGAAGTTCTGCAGCAATTGCAGGCCATGGGTATGGCTCTTCTCTGGGTGGAACTGCACGGCAAAGCGCGAACCGTCGGCCAGGGCCGCGGCGAAGTCGACGCCGTAATGCCCGCCACCCACCACCTGGCGCGGATTACCGGCCGCGATGTAGTAACTGTGGACAAAGTAGAACCGCGCCAAGTCTGGAACATCGTGCCACAGCGGGTGATCCACGCTCTGGCGGACTTCGTTCCAGCCCATGTGCGGGACTTTCAGGTGTTCGCCATCTTCATGCAGGTCTTTGCCGAAGAACTTCACCTGGCCTGGGAACAGACCGATGCAGTCGATGCCGTCGTTCTCTTCACTGCTGTCGAGCAAGGCTTGCATGCCCACGCAGATACCGAGAAATGGTCGATCCTGGCTGACTTCGCGCACCAGGCTATCGAAGCCCAGGCGGCGAATTTCAGCCATGCAGTCGCGAATCGCACCGACGCCCGGGAATACCACCCGATCGGCTTCGCGAATCACCTCGGCATCACTGGTAATCAGCACCTTGCCGGCACCTACGTGCTCGAGGGCCTTGGCCACCGAGTGCAGGTTACCCATGCCGTAGTCGATCACCGCGACCGTCTGCATTACAGGACGCCTTTGGTCGACGGCATTTGCCCGGCCATGCGCTCGTCCAGCTCGACAGCCATGCGCAGGGCACGGCCGAAGGCCTTGAACACCGTTTCGATCTGGTGGTGAGTGTTGGTGCCGCGCAGGTTGTCGATGTGCAGGCTGACAAGTGCGTGGTTGACGAAACCCTGGAAGAATTCCTGGAACAGATCGACGTCGAAACCGCCCACGGTGGCGCGGGTATACGGTACGTGCATCTGCAGGCCAGGGCGACCGGAGAAGTCAATGACCACCCGCGACAGCGCTTCATCCAGCGGCACATAGGCATGGCCGTAGCGGCGGATGCCTTTCTTGTCGCCAATAGCCTTGGCAAATGCCTGGCCCAGGGTGATACCGACATCTTCCACGGTGTGGTGGTCGTCGATATGCAGGTCGCCCTTGCTGACGATATCCAGGTCGATCAGCCCATGACGGGCGATCTGGTCCAGCATATGTTCAAGAAAAGGTACACCGATATCAAATCGGGTCTTTCCGGTGCCATCCAGGTTGATCGAGGCTTTGATCTGGGTTTCCAGAGTGTCGCGCTCGACAGACGCCATACGTTCGGCCATCACCAGCTCCGCAAAATCATTGGGCGAAAAAGGCAGCCATTATAGGGGCGCGGGCGCTAAACAGAAACATCGGAGGGGATAAGACTGATGGAGTGTCGGGGATAGACATGTGTGTACATGTGGGAGCGGGCTTGCTCGCGATAGCATTATCTCGCTATCCAGACTGACCGAGTTGCCTGCATCGCAAGCAAGGCGAATCGTCGTACCGCCGCTCCCACATAGGTCATGCGCTGTTAGTTAAACAGTACCGCGGTTTTCTGCAGGGTCACCCACACTCCCCACGCCAACGGAATACCCACGACCAGCCAGGCGGCAACAGCCAACGGTACAGTGCCCGGATTGGCTTTCCACTCCAGCACGGTGGTGGCATCGGTGCCTTTGTCATGACCCAAGGCCTGTTCGGCCGCAAGCTCAGCGTCGGTCATGAAGTACTTGTCGGCCACCGGCCGCACCAACAGGTTGCAGATGAAGCCCAGTACCAGCAGGCCCGCGAGGATGTACAAAGTAATATCGTAAGCCGCCGCACGCTCCACACCAATGCTCAACTGATACTCACGCAGGTAGTTGACCAACACCGGGCCCAATACGCCCGCCGCCGCCCATGCCGTCAACAGACGACCGTGGATCGCGCCGACCATTTGCGTGCCGAACAGGTCCGCCAGGTAAGCCGGGACTGTCGAAAACCCGCCGCCGTACATCGATAGAATGACGCAGAACGCGCCCACGAACACCGCCACGTTGCCCAGGTGCCCCATGTTCGGAATCAGCGCATACAGGGCAACGCCCAGGGCGAAGAACACGAAATAGGTATTTTTACGACCCAGGTAGTCGGAGATCGACGCCCAGAGGAAGCGGCCACCGATGTTGAACAGACTCAACAGACCGGTGAAACCGGCAGCGATGGCCGCAATCGAGGCCAATTGACCCGCATCCAGTTGACCGAAAGGCACATCAACGCCCAGCAACTTGCCACCGAATACTTCCTGCAGCAGCGGCGAAGCCATGCCGATGATGCCGATACCGGCGGATACGTTCAGGCACAGCACCAGCCAGACCAGACGAAATTGCGGGGTTTTCCAGGCCACGTTCACGTGTACGTGACGATGAGTGATCATCGCATTGCTGGCTTTTTTCGCCGGCGCGGTCCAGCCCTCGGGCTTCCAGCCGGTCGGTGGAACGCGGTAGGACAAGGCACCGCCAATCATGAACACGAAGTAGATCGCGGCCATCACCAGGAAGCTCTGCCACACGCCAACACTGTCAGGCGTAGCAAACTGCCCCATCAACGCCGCGGCCAGCGGAGCGCCCACCATCGCACCACCACCAAAGCCCATGATCGCCATGCCGGTCGCCATGCCGCGTTTGTCCGGGAACCACTTGATCAGGGTCGAGACCGGCGAAATGTAGCCAAGGCCCAGGCCGATACCGCCAATGACCCCCGAGCCGATCCACATCAGCCAGATCTGATGGGTATAAATCCCCAGCGCCGAGATCAGCAAACCGCCACACCAGCACAGGGCCGAGACAACGCCCGCCTTGCGTGGTCCGGCATGTTCCAGCCAGCCGCCCCAAATGGCTGCCGAGCAACCCAGGAAGATGAAGAACAGGGTGTAGATCCAACCCAGCATCGAGATCGGCCAGTCGCATTGCGACGAGAAAATCTGGGCGATAAAGCTCATGTCCGGCGAACACGCGAGCGGGGCGGTAACGCCCAGTGCCTTGGACAGTGGCAGCCAGAACACCGAGAAGCCATAAGCCATGCCGATGCACAAGTGAATGGCCAGAGCGGCCGGTGGAACCAGCCAGCGGTTGAATCCCGGCTTGGCGATAATGCGTTCCTTGGACAGGAACGCGGGCTGTGCGGCAGTTATACCTGCCGCAGTGATAGTGCTCATTGGTGTTTCCCCCAGTTATTAGTCTGTGTTCGTCAGGCGCTCTCCTCCTCGGCCTTTGCACGCAAGCGTGGCCGTTTTTGTCGAGTGAAGCTCCCTGTAAGCGCGACGGTTAGTCGCAGAAGGCGGACGAACACGGGGAGATTAACATCTGTCGATGACAGAAAAACCAAACTGCCACTAGGTTTTCCGAGTCAGCTGTTTTGTTTGACACTATGTAACGATACGTAAACAGCGGCAGAGCTGCCGGCGTTATACTCTGCGGCTGAATTTCAAAATTGACTTACAAGGACTCGCCCATGAAAGCGTTCGGCAAAATCCTGGGCCTGGTACTTCTCGGGTTGTTGCTGATCATTGTGGCTCTGGGTTTCGCCCTGACCCACCTCTTTGATCCCAACGACTATAAAGACGAGATTCGCCAGATTGCCCGTGACAGGGCCCACATCGAGCTGACGCTCAATGGCGATATCGGCTGGAGCCTCTTCCCCTGGCTCGGCCTGGAGCTGCATGACGCCAGCGTGGCAACCCTGACCAATCCCGCCCAGCCATTTGCCGACTTGCAGATGCTCGGTCTTTCAGTACGCGTGCTGCCGCTGCTGCGCCGCGAAGTGCAGATGAGCGATGTGCGTGTCGAAGGCCTGAACCTGCGCCTGAACCGCGACAAGCACGGCCACGGCAACTGGGAGGACATCGGCAAGGCACCGGCCGTCACCGCTGGCACCGTCGAGACGCCTGCCGCTACACCAGCGTCCGCCCCGCCAGCCCCGGAAAAACCGGCCCAGCCGATCCGCCTGGACATTGACAGCCTGACGGTCAATAACGCCCGCATCGAATACAACGACGAACAAACCGGCAAACAGTTCAGCGCCGAAAGTATCCAGCTGAGCACCGGCGCCGTGCATGAAGGCTCGAGCATTCCGGTCAAGCTCACCGCATTTTTCGGCAGCAACCAGCCACTCATGCGGGTCAAGAGCGAGCTAGGCGGCCAGTTGCGCTTTGACCGCGCGCTCAAGCGCTACCAGTTCGAAGACATGAAAGTCACCGGCGAAGCCACCGGTGAACCGCTGCAAGGCAAAACTGTGTCCTTCGCCACCCAGGGTCAACTGCTGGTGGACCTGTCGGCCAACATTGCCGAATGGACCAACCTCAAGCTCTCGGCCAACCAACTGCGCGCCCTGGGCGAGCTGAAGGTCAACGACCTGGACAAAACCCCGAATATCAGCGGTGCCCTGTCGATTGCCCAGTTCGACCTGGGCAAGTTTCTCGAAAGCGTCGGCCACCCTCTGCCCGCCATGGCTCCCGGTAGTCTGAGCAAGGTCGAGCTGGTCAGCCGTCTGCAGGGCACGCCTACCCGCATAGCCCTGGAAGACCTGAACCTGAAACTCGACGGCAGCACCTTCACCGGCCGCCTGGCCGTGGAAGACTTCGCCAAGCAATCCCTGCGCGTGCAGTTGAAGGCCGACACCTTCAATGCCGACAACTACTTGCCGGCCAAGTCCGAAGCGGCCAATAGCGCGGCGGCAGCCCGCCAGGCCGAAGTCCAGGGCAGCGAAGCCGGGGCCATGGCTGCGGGCGGCAGCACACCGCTGCCGAATGCGCCAACCAAAGGTGCCTGGAGCACCGACAAGCTGTTGCCGTTGCCGCGTCTGCGCACACTGGATGTGGTTGCCGACCTGTCGTTCGGCCAACTGACCCTGAGCAAATTGCCCATTGAGAACGCCACCCTGAAAGCTTCGGGCCTGGACGGTCAACTCAAGCTCGACACCTTGAGCGGCGGTCTCTACAACGGCACGTTCCAAGCCAATGGCAACCTCGACGTACGCCAGGATGTGCCGGTACTGGCGCTGCAAACCCACATCAAGCAAGTTCCGGTGGAGCAAATCCTGCAAGCCCAGGGGAAAAAACCACCGATCAAGGGCCAGGTCACCCTCGACAGCAACCTGAGCGGTCAAGGCAACAGCCAGAAAGCGCTGGTCGACAGCCTCAATGGCACCGCCAGTTTCGTGGTCACCAACGGTGTACTGCTCAACGCCAACATCGAACAGCAATTGTGCACTGGCATTGCCCTGCTCAACCGTAAAACCCTCGCTAGCGAACCTCGGAGCAAGGACACACCGTTCCAGGAACTCAGGGGCAATCTGACGGTGCGCAATGGCGTGGCCAGCAATCCCGACCTGAAAGTGCGCATCCCCGGCCTGACCGTCAACGGCAACGGCGACGTCGATCTGCGCGTGCTGGGCATGGACTACCGCGTCGGCATCATTGTCGAAGGCGACAAGCGCGACATGCCGGACCCGGCGTGCCAGGTCGGCTCCAATTTCCGCGACATCGAAATCCCGCTGCGCTGCCGTGGCCCGCTGGAGCTGGGCGCCAAGGCTTGCCGCCTGGACAAGGACGGCCTCGGTCAAGTGGCTGCCAAGATGGCAGGCAACAAGATCAGCGAGAAGCTGGAAGAGAAACTCGACAAGGTCAATCCCAAGCTCAAGGACGCCCTTAAAGGTCTGTTCAATCGATGAGAGACGAGCAATTTTCCACGGCGGTGCTCGATTGGTACGACCGCCACGGTCGCCATGACCTGCCCTGGCAACAGGGCATCACCCCTTACCGGGTGTGGGTCTCGGAAATCATGCTGCAGCAGACCCAGGTCAGCACTGTGCTCAATTACTTCGAGCGCTTCATGGCGTCACTGCCAACGGTCGAAGCCCTGGCCGCCGCGCCGGAAGACGAAGTGCTGCACCTGTGGACCGGGCTGGGGTATTACACCCGGGCGCGCAATCTGCAGAAGACCGCGAAAATCATCGTCGCCGAGTACGGCGGCGAATTCCCCCGCGACGTCGAAAAACTCACCGAGCTGCCAGGTATCGGCTTGTCCACCGCCGGCGCGATTGCCAGCCTGAGCATGGGCCTGCGGGCGCCGATTCTCGACGGCAACGTCAAGCGCGTGCTCGCACGCTTTACCGCGCAGGAAGGCTATCCGGGCGAGCCCAAGGTCGCCAAGCAACTGTGGGCCACCGCCGAACGCTTCACGCCCCACGACCGCGTCAACGCCTACACCCAGGCGATGATGGACATGGGCGCCACCCTTTGCACCCGCAGCAAGCCCAGTTGCCTGCTGTGCCCGCTGGAAAAAGGCTGCGAAGCCCACCTGCTGGGCCTGGAGACACGCTACCCGATCCCCAAGCCGCGCAAGAGCATCCCGCAGAAGCGCACGTTGATGCCGTTGCTGGCCAATGCCGAGGGCGCGATTCTGCTTTACCGGCGCCCGTCTACGGGTTTGTGGGGCGGCTTGTGGAGCTTGCCGGAGCTGGACGCACTGGACGACCTTGAGCACCTGGCCAACCAACACTCGCTAGTGTTGGGTGAACAGCAGACGCTGCCGAGCCTGATCCACACGTTCAGCCATTTCCAACTGGCCATCGAACCCTGGTTGGTCCAGGTCAAGGAATCCGCCCATCACGTGGCCGAGGCCGACTGGCTCTGGTATAACCTCGCCACCCCACCGCGCCTGGGCCTTGCCGCCCCGGTCAAAAAACTGCTGAAGCGCGCGGCCGACGTATTGAACGCAGGAGTTTTGCCATGACCCGCACCGTAATGTGCCGCAAGTACAAAGAACAATTGCCAGGCCTTGAGCGCCTTCCTTACCCGGGCGCCAAGGGCCAGGACATTTTTGACCACGTCTCCGCCAAGGCCTGGGGCGACTGGCAAAAGCACCAGACCCTGCTGATCAACGAAAAGCGCCTGAACATGATGAACGCCGAAGACCGCAAATACCTTCAGGGCGAGATGGACAAGTTCTTTTCCGGCGAGGATTACGCCAAGGCCGACGGCTACGTGCCGCCTGCTCAATAACTGATCAAAATCCGGGGTCGGAACGTAAGCGACGGTAATAATTAAATATTTTTTGAAAACTTGCTTGACGACCCCCTGAAAAACCCGTTTAATGCGCCCCGTTGCCCAGATAGCTCAGTCGGTAGAGCAGGGGATTGAAAATCCCCGTGTCGGCGGTTCGATTCCGTCTCTGGGCACCACTAATACCGAAAAACCCCAAGCGAAGATCATTCCTTGGGGTTTTTTATTGCCTGCGATTTAATGGGCTCTGGACCAAGGTGCTTTGGCAGTGGGATTGAAGTCAGCCCAAGGGATTTATGGAACAGTGACGAAAATTGAATATTTTTAACCTGATTTAAATTGTTCGGTTGAGAGCCTCCCCTCAGGCAAGCTGAGACGTCGGCAAAACAGTCCGCCCCAACATGGCTCTTTCGTTCCCCCGACGCGCTATAGGGCCTCTCAGCAACCCTCGTAGCTTTTGTTTTTCATAGGATCTGAAGTCACGCGGTATGTGCGGTGTGCAAGGGCACGAACAACTAAACACCAATACGTTGATGCGAAACCGTTGAGGAGAAGACTTAGCGCCGCTTCTGATCAAGGGTCGGCAGATCTACGTAAAAACTTCACCAAGATCGCCGACCCTAAAGGGCTCTAGCTGAGAGACCATCGTGATCAAGCTCGCCGGAACTGAACCTCCGCCGCCAACCCGTCGAAACAACAGGTACAACGCCAGCAAGGCACAGGAAAACCCTTCGACCACAGCAAAGACACCTCAGTTGTCCAGCACCATGATCTAAACGGCATCTGATATGCCCGTAAAAGCCCAGCGAAAACGAACGACCAGTAACCCCTACTGCCTAGAGCTAACCCAGTCTCAGGACCCACAATCGACACCGCAATTTATGGCCGGTCATTTCAAATTCAGGACTGACCTCGCATGCACCCCACGACAATCCATCAACTAACACTCGGCGATGCCTTTCTCTGTTTAGTTCTTGCCGAGCGGATACACGAAACTGACCAAGCAGTAATCGCCACAGTCTGAGGGACAAGGTCAGTGCTGAGTTTCGGTCACGCTTGAACAAGATCATTCGATGCCGATCTCCTCGACAATGGGTGGAGGCTTACCTGAGAGAGCTGGAGGTTTGATATGTCAAAATCGGCACAGACGATCGCTTATTTTCTTATAGCCCCGCGTGCGCAGAGCAACATTAGCTCTTTGACGGCCCATATTCTTTCAGCCCTACAGGCGAGAACTATCTGTCACTGTAGTGGTTTGTAGACATTCATTTCTGGGTCAAGTCACTTTGGCAGCAAGATTGAAAACCATCCAAGGGTTTACAGGACTACGACGAGAATTGAATGTATTGAACTTCGTTTGAATTGTCAGGATGAGAGCCTCCCTCAAACGTGCTGAGACCTCGATAGCAGTCCAACCCCAGCATGCGCCTATGGAGATGCTGGCCGGCGACGGCTCCGAACTGTGCGCCGTGCTGATCAACCTGGGCGCGACTATTCTGCACAAACAACGCCAGGCGCTGATGGACTACCTCATGACCAACAGTCCGAACCGTTACGCCATGGCTACCAAGCCAGGCGGGGCTTTACCCAGCTCACTGTCCAATGCTCCATATTCGCTCGAAAAACGAACGTCCTCGCCCGCAAAGTCTCATTTGGAAATAGAGGTTTTCGCGAGTTCAAGATAATGAGCAGAAAGTTTACTGGAGTAGAACATCCATGACCTTTAATTAAGATTAGCGCAACACGCCCCTTGGACTCGTAACGACGCGGGGCAAAAACATGAGATTCAAATTCTCTCATTACGAGCGCGTGCTACTTTGTGCGCGCGACGCAATCATCAGAAATGTAGGACTATTCTTAAAACGCATCAGGAGAATTCCTGAGCGGCTGATATTTATGGATGCTGAAATCGAATAGCGCTAAATTGCCATCATGCGCCAAAAGTTGCACACTAAAATGTGGATAACCCTGTGAATAAATCTCTACAGGGCACGCACTTAACTACTTACAGGCAAGTGCGCAAGAAGTTGCACAGCATTGCGCAACTTCTTGCGCACTTTTTTTGATAATTCCTATGTTAGGCGCTAGCTAAATCTACGAGTTTAAATCCATATATTTGATAAATAAGGAATTTAATCTTATTGGCATAAACCTTGAAAGAGTTTACGGCACCTGCAGTGCAAACATGCCTGCGGGTTCCTCTATTTTCAGCAAGGAGAGCATCCATGGCTACGCCAGCGTATATGTCCATCACAGGTACCAAACAGGGCCTGATCACTGCCGGTGCGTTCACCGCTGACTCGGTCGGCAACACTTATCAGGAAGGTCATGAAGACCAGGTCATGGTTCAGGGCTTTAACCACGAAGTGATCATTCCTCGCGATCCGCAATCGGGTCAACCGACCGGTCAACGGGTTCATAAGCCTGTCAAAATCACCAAGGTGTTCGACAAGTCCTCGCCGCTGCTGCTGGCTGCACTGACGTCCGGCGAGCGCCTGACTGAGATTACCATCCAGTGGTATCGCACCTCGGCAGCGGGTACTCAAGAGCACTACTTCACCACCAAACTCGAAGACGCAATCATCGTCGACATCAAGGATTACATGCATAACTGCCAGGATCCGTCGAATTCGCACTTCACGCATCTGGAAGATGTTGAGTTCACCTACCGCAAAATCACCTGGACCCACGAAGTGTCTGGCACCTCCGGTTCTGATGACTGGCGCACCCCAGTCGCAGGCTGAAACTGACTCGCCGTTTCACGGCATCAACCTCTTTGGCGGTTGATGCCGTTTATTACGTCGAAGGTGTCCACCATGAGGAACAACGGATGTTCAGCCCTGCCAACGACACGCAATTTAGCCTGACCATCGAGGGGCTTGAGCGCGATTTTCGCGTACTTGAGTTTCAGGGGCGGGAGGCGATCAGCACACCTTTTGCGATCAATGTAGAGTTGGTCAGCGAACGCCCTGATCTAGACCTCGAAAGTCTGCTTCACCAGCAGGCCTTCCTGGCTTTCAACAACAGTGGAAACGGCATTCACGGGCAGATTTACCGTATTGCTCAGGGCGATTCAGGCAAGCGTCTGACCCGTTACAGCCTAACGTTGGTGCCACAGCTCTCGTACCTTAGGCATCGCACTAATCAGCGCATTTTTCAGCAGCGCACAGTTCCACAGATCATTGCAGAAATTCTCGAGGAACACGGAATCCAAGGCAATGCCTACCAGTTCCAACTGAACTCAATCTACCCGCCGCGTGAGTACTGTGTTCAGTACGACGAGTCGGATTTGCACTTCATTCAGCGCTTGACCCATGAAGAAGGCATTCATTACCACTTCCAGCATTCCGAACACGCTCATTTGCTGGTATTCGGCGATGACCAGACGGTCTTCCCCAAACTGGAAAAAGCCACAGCGTATGTACAGGGCAACGGCATGGTGGCGGATGAACCTGCCATCAAGCACTTTAATCTGCGCTTTGAGGCCCGCACCAGCCGCACTACACGTCGAGATTACGACTTCCAGAAGGCCGGGGTTCTGGTCGAAGTTGCCCACCGTCCTGAAGCACGAAACCTTCAGCCTGATCTTGAGGACTATGACTACCCTGGACTGTTCGTCCAACGCGAGCGCGGCAAGCCCTTGACCCAGCGCGCCCTTGAGCGTCACCGCGCCGACTACCGTCAGGCCGAGGGCAAAAGCGATCAACCAACACTGGTCAGCGGGCACTTCATGTCGCTCATCGAGCACCCGCGCAAAGAGTGGAACGCGCTCTGGCTGCTCACTGAAGTCCATCATCAAGGCTACCAGCCTCAAGTGTTGGAGGAGAGCATCACCAATGACAGTTTGTCTGATGAACGCTTTGAGCAGGGCTATCGCAACCGCTTCGTAGTCACCCCGTGGGACGCGTTTTATCGCCCGCAACAGGCGTACCCCAAGCCCCGAGTGCTGGGCAGCCAAACGGCCTTGGTGACTGGGCCTGCCGGGGAGGAGATCTACTGCGATGCCTATGGCCGGATCAAGGTCAAGTTCCACTGGGATCGTGAAGGCAAGGCCGATGACAAGTCCAGCTACTGGCTGCGGGTGGCCTCCAGTTGGGCCGGCAGCAGCCACGGCGGTGTCACGATTCCACGGGTAGGGATGGAAGTGTTGGTCACCTTCCTCGAAGGCGACCCTGATCAGCCACTGGTCAGTGGCTGCTTGGCCAATAGCCTCAACCCGGTGCCTTATGAGTTGCCTGCACACAAGACCCGCAGCGTATTGCGCAGCCGCAGCTCACCGGGCAGCACCGGATTCAACGAGCTGCACCTCGAAGACCGCGCGGGTCAGGAGCTGATCTATCTGCGCGCTCAACGCGACATGGAACAGAAAGTTGAAAACGACAGCCGTCTTGAGGTTGGTAACGAACGGCATGAAACCATCAAGGGCAACAACATCGTGGTGTTCGAAGCCGAGGATCAGCGCACGGTAACGGCGGATCGCAAGGTAGAGCTCAGGGCCAACGACTACTTGCAGGTAGCCAGCAGCAGTCACACTCGCGTCGGGCAGACCTTAGTCGCCGAGGCGGGCCAGGAAGTCCATCTCAAAGCCGGGGCCAATCTGATCCTCGACGCGGGTGCGAGCATTACCTTGAAGGCCGGAGGTCAGCACCTTGTCATCGGCCCCGGAGGAATCTTCAGCAGCACCGAGATTCAAATCGGCGGCGCACCTATCAGCGGGACAGCGGCGGCGCCGTTACTGCCAAACTTACTCGGCCTGTTGGCCGTGCCGTCCTTACTTGAGCAGAAACAAAACCAGTCGAATCAAGCCTCTCTGGAACCCGAGCTTCCACTGCCGCCAAAACCGGTGTGCAAGGATTGCTTGTTAGCCGCACAGGCCAAGGCCGAAGCGTTAGTGCAGCGTTAACACTTACTTAGCGAAAATCATCGAAAAAGGAAGGTCATGATACCGACCGCAAAGGATTGGCTGCATCGCCTGATGACAGAGGCCCGTAGTGCACAGCTTGATCACCTGGATGTACTGATAAATTGCGCAGCGCTGCCAGCCCCACTGCTACCGAAACTGTTTGAACTGACACCCGCGCCTTCGTGCGCCTGGTTATTTGAGCAAACGCCTGAGCAAGAATTGGCGCATCAAGGCCCGGTACTGTTGCGCATTGTGTTGGCCAGCCAGGAGCAATGTGCGGGGATTGCGGAGCTGCTTAACGCGGCCCAT is from Pseudomonas mucidolens and encodes:
- the hisH gene encoding imidazole glycerol phosphate synthase subunit HisH is translated as MQTVAVIDYGMGNLHSVAKALEHVGAGKVLITSDAEVIREADRVVFPGVGAIRDCMAEIRRLGFDSLVREVSQDRPFLGICVGMQALLDSSEENDGIDCIGLFPGQVKFFGKDLHEDGEHLKVPHMGWNEVRQSVDHPLWHDVPDLARFYFVHSYYIAAGNPRQVVGGGHYGVDFAAALADGSRFAVQFHPEKSHTHGLQLLQNFAAWDGRW
- a CDS encoding DUF2164 domain-containing protein; protein product: MARKVKPPILNLTPQQESEATNKIKRFMEDRFELKLGSFEVAEILELFTTEIAPHYYNRAIFDAQTHLKERFESIESDLWALEKP
- the mutY gene encoding A/G-specific adenine glycosylase, translating into MRDEQFSTAVLDWYDRHGRHDLPWQQGITPYRVWVSEIMLQQTQVSTVLNYFERFMASLPTVEALAAAPEDEVLHLWTGLGYYTRARNLQKTAKIIVAEYGGEFPRDVEKLTELPGIGLSTAGAIASLSMGLRAPILDGNVKRVLARFTAQEGYPGEPKVAKQLWATAERFTPHDRVNAYTQAMMDMGATLCTRSKPSCLLCPLEKGCEAHLLGLETRYPIPKPRKSIPQKRTLMPLLANAEGAILLYRRPSTGLWGGLWSLPELDALDDLEHLANQHSLVLGEQQTLPSLIHTFSHFQLAIEPWLVQVKESAHHVAEADWLWYNLATPPRLGLAAPVKKLLKRAADVLNAGVLP
- the hisB gene encoding imidazoleglycerol-phosphate dehydratase HisB, producing MAERMASVERDTLETQIKASINLDGTGKTRFDIGVPFLEHMLDQIARHGLIDLDIVSKGDLHIDDHHTVEDVGITLGQAFAKAIGDKKGIRRYGHAYVPLDEALSRVVIDFSGRPGLQMHVPYTRATVGGFDVDLFQEFFQGFVNHALVSLHIDNLRGTNTHHQIETVFKAFGRALRMAVELDERMAGQMPSTKGVL
- a CDS encoding AsmA family protein, encoding MKAFGKILGLVLLGLLLIIVALGFALTHLFDPNDYKDEIRQIARDRAHIELTLNGDIGWSLFPWLGLELHDASVATLTNPAQPFADLQMLGLSVRVLPLLRREVQMSDVRVEGLNLRLNRDKHGHGNWEDIGKAPAVTAGTVETPAATPASAPPAPEKPAQPIRLDIDSLTVNNARIEYNDEQTGKQFSAESIQLSTGAVHEGSSIPVKLTAFFGSNQPLMRVKSELGGQLRFDRALKRYQFEDMKVTGEATGEPLQGKTVSFATQGQLLVDLSANIAEWTNLKLSANQLRALGELKVNDLDKTPNISGALSIAQFDLGKFLESVGHPLPAMAPGSLSKVELVSRLQGTPTRIALEDLNLKLDGSTFTGRLAVEDFAKQSLRVQLKADTFNADNYLPAKSEAANSAAAARQAEVQGSEAGAMAAGGSTPLPNAPTKGAWSTDKLLPLPRLRTLDVVADLSFGQLTLSKLPIENATLKASGLDGQLKLDTLSGGLYNGTFQANGNLDVRQDVPVLALQTHIKQVPVEQILQAQGKKPPIKGQVTLDSNLSGQGNSQKALVDSLNGTASFVVTNGVLLNANIEQQLCTGIALLNRKTLASEPRSKDTPFQELRGNLTVRNGVASNPDLKVRIPGLTVNGNGDVDLRVLGMDYRVGIIVEGDKRDMPDPACQVGSNFRDIEIPLRCRGPLELGAKACRLDKDGLGQVAAKMAGNKISEKLEEKLDKVNPKLKDALKGLFNR
- a CDS encoding OFA family MFS transporter: MSTITAAGITAAQPAFLSKERIIAKPGFNRWLVPPAALAIHLCIGMAYGFSVFWLPLSKALGVTAPLACSPDMSFIAQIFSSQCDWPISMLGWIYTLFFIFLGCSAAIWGGWLEHAGPRKAGVVSALCWCGGLLISALGIYTHQIWLMWIGSGVIGGIGLGLGYISPVSTLIKWFPDKRGMATGMAIMGFGGGAMVGAPLAAALMGQFATPDSVGVWQSFLVMAAIYFVFMIGGALSYRVPPTGWKPEGWTAPAKKASNAMITHRHVHVNVAWKTPQFRLVWLVLCLNVSAGIGIIGMASPLLQEVFGGKLLGVDVPFGQLDAGQLASIAAIAAGFTGLLSLFNIGGRFLWASISDYLGRKNTYFVFFALGVALYALIPNMGHLGNVAVFVGAFCVILSMYGGGFSTVPAYLADLFGTQMVGAIHGRLLTAWAAAGVLGPVLVNYLREYQLSIGVERAAAYDITLYILAGLLVLGFICNLLVRPVADKYFMTDAELAAEQALGHDKGTDATTVLEWKANPGTVPLAVAAWLVVGIPLAWGVWVTLQKTAVLFN
- a CDS encoding oxidative damage protection protein, with the translated sequence MTRTVMCRKYKEQLPGLERLPYPGAKGQDIFDHVSAKAWGDWQKHQTLLINEKRLNMMNAEDRKYLQGEMDKFFSGEDYAKADGYVPPAQ
- a CDS encoding Hcp family type VI secretion system effector, with translation MATPAYMSITGTKQGLITAGAFTADSVGNTYQEGHEDQVMVQGFNHEVIIPRDPQSGQPTGQRVHKPVKITKVFDKSSPLLLAALTSGERLTEITIQWYRTSAAGTQEHYFTTKLEDAIIVDIKDYMHNCQDPSNSHFTHLEDVEFTYRKITWTHEVSGTSGSDDWRTPVAG